One region of Armigeres subalbatus isolate Guangzhou_Male chromosome 3, GZ_Asu_2, whole genome shotgun sequence genomic DNA includes:
- the LOC134224279 gene encoding N-acetylgalactosaminyltransferase 6-like yields MKVSRLFRQIKHSAYRKIRQATIAEWILKLFFIFSCMIITVVLIIHKYQSLSNFKKALYYRYVSDEPFFNGGRRNVDRIRVDWHDYAYIEYETEREGPGEHGKPVKLEKPEDIKLNEKLFKENGYSAVISDMIALNRSVPDIRHQQCRKKRYLQELPTVSVIVIFYNEHWSTLLRTVYSVLNRSPSQLLKEIVLVNDHSTKEFLWKPLQDFVQSELAPKVKLINLPERSGLITARLTGAKVASGDVLIVLDSHTEVNVNWLPPLLEPIAEDYRTCVCPFIDVIAHDTFHYRAQDEGKRGAFDWKFLYKRLPLRPQDQLDPTEPFESPIMAGGLFAISAKFFWELGGYDEGLDIWGGEQYELSFKIWQCGGKMVDAPCSRVGHVYRGYAPFPNPRGTNFVTKNFKRVAEVWMDEYKQFLYERNRQFDKVDAGDLTKQKALREKLQCKPFKWFLEEVAPDLVVRYPFRDPKPFASGRVQSLANPKLCLDSINHKAKQPIGVFSCAANKTHPQNNQFLTLTYYRDIRVASVDKCLDASSDDSEVILFNCHESQGNQLWQYDVENQLILHGKPSRNQCLDLVGRKVIVSQCDHRKKTQRWEWGFVDETNLKNWQTYGAKLLP; encoded by the exons ATTCGCCAGGCCACCATCGCCGAGTGGATTCTCAAGCTGTTCTTTATATTCTCCTGCATGATCATCACGGTGGTGCTCATCATTCACAAGTACCAGAGTCTATCCAACTTTAAAAAGGCGCTTTACTACCGCTACGTCAGCGATGAGCCATTCTTCAACGGTGGTCGCAGGAACGTTGATCGCATTCGAGTCGACTGGCATGACTATGCGTATATCGAGTACGAGACCGAACGGGAAGGTCCCGGTGAGCACGGGAAGCCTGTCAAGCTAGAAAAACCGGAGGATATCAAGCTGAACGAGAAATTGTTCAAAGAAAATGGCTATTCGGCCGTCATTAGCGATATGATTGCATTAAACCGATCGGTGCCGGACATCAGACATCAACA ATGTCGCAAAAAGCGCTATCTCCAGGAACTGCCAACGGTCAGCGTGATTGTTATTTTCTACAATGAGCACTGGAGCACGTTACTGCGAACCGTTTACAGTGTTCTTAATCGATCGCCCTCGcaacttctgaaggaaatcgTTTTGGTCAACGATCATAGCACCAAGGAGTTTTTGTGGAAACCGTTACAGGATTTCGTACAGAGTGAACTGGCACCAAAAGTGAAGCTAATTAATTTGCCAGAGCGATCGGGATTGATAACAGCCCGTTTGACTGGAGCTAAGGTTGCTAGCGGAGACGTGCTGATCGTGCTCGACTCACATACAGAGGTGAATGTGAATTGGCTGCCTCCGCTATTAG AGCCGATAGCCGAGGATTATCGTACGTGCGTTTGTCCGTTCATCGATGTTATCGCGCACGATACATTCCACTATCGGGCCCAAGATGAAGGGAAACGGGGTGCCTTCGATTGGAAGTTCCTGTACAAGAGATTGCCTCTACGGCCACAAGACCAATTGGATCCAACCGAGCCCTTCGAAAGTCCCATCATGGCTGGCGGATTGTTTGCCATTAGTGCAAAGTTTTTCTGGGAGCTCGGTGGCTACGATGAAGGGCTGGACATATGGGGTGGGGAGCAGTACGAGTTGAGCTTCAAGATTTGGCAATGTGGCGGTAAAATGGTTGATGCACCGTGTTCTCGTGTTGGTCATGTGTATCGAGGGTATGCACCGTTCCCAAATCCCAGAGGAACAAACTTTGTCacgaaaaacttcaaaagagtGGCAGAAGTGTGGATGGATGAATACAAACAGTTTCTGTACGAACGAAATCGACAATTTGACAAAGTCGATGCAGGCGATCTAACCAAGCAGAAAGCATTGAGGGAGAAGCTTCAGTGTAAACCATTCAAGTGGTTTTTGGAAGAGGTTGCTCCGGATCTGGTGGTTCGCTATCCGTTCAGAGATCCGAAGCCATTTGCTTCAGGAAGAGTTCAGAGCTTAGCTAATCCTAAGTTGTGTCTGGACTCGATAAACCATAAAGCAAAGCAACCTATTGGCGTATTTAGCTGCGCTGCGAACAAGACCCACCCCCAGAACAATCAGTTCCTCACCCTGACCTATTACCGAGACATTCGAGTTGCCAGCGTGGATAAGTGCCTAGACGCATCGAGTGATGACTCCGAAGTAATACTTTTCAACTGCCATGAATCGCAGGGTAATCAGTTGTGGCAGTACGATGTA gaaaatcaaTTAATTCTGCACGGGAAACCGAGTCGGAATCAGTGTCTTGATCTCGTGGGACGAAAAGTGATTGTATCCCAATGTGATCACAGAAAAAAGACCCAGCGATGGGAGTGGGGTTTTGTAGATGAgactaatttaaaaaattggCAAACCTATGGAGCTAAGCTGTTGCCCTAA